In a single window of the Limnochorda sp. L945t genome:
- a CDS encoding glycosyltransferase family 2 protein, translating into MQATVIIATYNRARILDHALRALGSQTLDPAAFEVVIADDASTDDTPDVVALHRRKGLPVRLLPLDHHVGAAAARNEAIRASTGELLVFIDSDIIVVPSFLEEHLASHRRWGRGIVTGPAMLIRSLEEIARRRFTVWDWSSAPFAGGNASVRREDALAAGLFDESFVELGWEDVEFGLRLKAMGLRTRFNVKAAAYHFKPDPPDPEKLAAYAASQGRMAVHLIHKHPGAEARLATGLNPVGMAIDWLASIGDWDLRLARWVLARTDDASPSRLRTLALKQLYNRTYFKAAREALSTASSAGSAEALPPS; encoded by the coding sequence ATGCAGGCAACCGTCATCATCGCGACTTACAATCGGGCGCGGATACTCGACCATGCACTGCGCGCGCTGGGCAGCCAGACGCTGGACCCGGCGGCCTTCGAGGTCGTGATCGCCGACGACGCCTCGACTGATGACACCCCGGATGTCGTCGCGCTCCACAGGCGCAAGGGCTTGCCTGTTCGCTTGCTCCCGTTGGATCACCACGTCGGCGCGGCGGCAGCTCGTAATGAGGCTATCCGGGCCAGCACGGGCGAGTTGCTGGTCTTCATCGACAGCGACATCATCGTCGTCCCTTCGTTCCTCGAGGAGCATCTGGCCAGCCACCGGCGATGGGGGCGGGGGATCGTGACGGGTCCAGCCATGCTCATCCGCTCGCTGGAGGAGATCGCGCGACGGCGCTTCACCGTTTGGGATTGGTCCTCCGCCCCTTTCGCCGGCGGCAACGCCTCGGTGAGGCGAGAGGATGCCTTGGCCGCCGGGCTGTTCGACGAGAGCTTCGTAGAGCTCGGATGGGAGGACGTCGAGTTCGGGCTCCGGCTGAAGGCAATGGGGCTCCGCACGCGGTTCAACGTGAAGGCCGCTGCCTATCACTTCAAACCGGATCCCCCGGACCCGGAAAAGCTTGCCGCTTACGCGGCCTCGCAAGGAAGGATGGCCGTACACCTGATCCACAAACATCCCGGAGCTGAGGCGCGTCTTGCTACTGGCCTCAACCCTGTGGGCATGGCCATCGATTGGCTTGCCTCCATCGGCGACTGGGACCTGAGGCTGGCCCGGTGGGTGCTCGCCAGGACCGACGACGCATCACCCAGCAGGCTGCGGACGCTGGCGCTCAAGCAACTGTACAATCGTACGTACTTCAAAGCAGCTCGTGAGGCACTCTCCACCGCAAGCTCTGCTGGCTCTGCGGAAGCCCTGCCCCCGAGCTGA
- a CDS encoding response regulator transcription factor, with amino-acid sequence MTGASGPAPAQEVSWGPSPRVLLLGFRLEEASEFVPLLSRLGFRIEIGAEGRLDVARGVPGVRDIPGARAERMGFDVCPAEADLALVYLEQPESQAPPLIDWLSRRWGMPVVVLSDDARCSARIATLRAGAEDYVCRPFSASELALRLRAIYRRTGPRRAGCPQGAPGRPGTGPGTARVGDLVLDRTSRLAFLGGREIPLTGREFDLLWLLASHPGRVFSREELLLRLWGDEEAASEESVTVLISRLRAKLRMAGSCCTLRIRALWGVGYRLESERGALRRAAVPDHRAAVPAPKRPALLRAQ; translated from the coding sequence ATGACGGGGGCGTCGGGGCCGGCGCCGGCCCAGGAGGTTTCCTGGGGGCCATCCCCACGGGTGCTGCTGCTGGGATTCCGGCTCGAAGAGGCGAGCGAGTTCGTGCCGCTGCTCTCCCGGTTGGGCTTCCGGATCGAGATCGGGGCCGAAGGGAGACTGGACGTCGCCCGAGGCGTACCCGGCGTGCGCGACATCCCGGGAGCCCGAGCCGAGCGGATGGGATTCGACGTCTGCCCCGCGGAAGCGGACCTGGCCCTGGTCTATCTCGAGCAGCCAGAGTCGCAGGCGCCGCCGTTGATCGACTGGCTGTCCCGGAGGTGGGGCATGCCGGTGGTCGTGCTCTCCGACGACGCCCGCTGCTCGGCCCGCATCGCGACCCTGCGGGCGGGGGCCGAGGATTACGTGTGCCGGCCCTTTTCGGCATCAGAGCTGGCGCTGCGGCTGCGGGCCATTTACCGGCGCACCGGGCCACGCCGGGCAGGATGCCCCCAGGGCGCGCCCGGCCGGCCCGGGACGGGCCCCGGCACGGCCCGGGTGGGCGACCTGGTGCTCGACCGCACCAGCCGGCTCGCCTTCCTCGGCGGGAGGGAGATTCCCCTCACGGGACGGGAGTTCGACCTGTTATGGCTGCTCGCCTCGCACCCCGGGCGAGTCTTCAGCCGGGAGGAGCTGCTGCTGCGCCTGTGGGGCGACGAGGAGGCCGCCTCCGAAGAGAGCGTGACGGTGCTCATCAGCCGGCTGCGCGCGAAGCTGCGGATGGCGGGCTCGTGCTGCACCCTCCGGATCCGGGCGCTGTGGGGCGTGGGCTACCGGCTCGAGAGCGAGCGGGGCGCGCTCCGGAGGGCTGCCGTGCCGGATCACCGGGCCGCCGTGCCCGCGCCAAAGCGGCCGGCTCTGCTCCGGGCACAATAG
- the nrfD gene encoding NrfD/PsrC family molybdoenzyme membrane anchor subunit, translating into MKAEARWIPGRSRERSTTEKLVELGWGRLALWALALTGGLAMVYRLVRGLGATTHLNDAWPWGWWIAFDVMGGVALAAGAFVVAAWVHLFGKHRYAPLARPAVLTGFLGYLMVIAGLLMDLGRPYRIWHPIVMWQPHSVMFEVAWCVMVYTTVLAFEFSPVALEGLGWHRACRAVRRALVPMVILGVVCSVLHQSSLGSLLLIATYRMDPLWYSPLLPVLFFVSAVAAGLGMIQLEAAAASRVYRHRVEPELVEGLARGMAWMLALYLALRLGDWVSRGQGPWTRPVSLESVAAGLEVLVGAALPALVMSRKSWRQSARARLVAAGLAVVGVIANRIDSVLVSMRAGAGAAYVPSLLELWVTGAIVAAGVLGYDWVARHWPLFVEEPEALPGEARAQESRRPVGVTAS; encoded by the coding sequence ATGAAAGCGGAGGCGCGGTGGATTCCCGGCAGGTCGCGGGAGCGCTCGACGACCGAGAAGCTCGTCGAGCTCGGCTGGGGGCGCCTGGCGCTTTGGGCGCTGGCCCTGACCGGAGGCCTGGCCATGGTCTACCGGCTCGTCCGGGGCCTGGGGGCCACGACCCATCTCAACGACGCCTGGCCCTGGGGATGGTGGATCGCCTTCGACGTCATGGGCGGCGTCGCCCTGGCGGCCGGGGCATTCGTCGTGGCGGCCTGGGTGCACCTGTTCGGCAAGCATCGTTATGCGCCGCTGGCCCGCCCGGCGGTCTTGACGGGGTTTCTCGGATACCTGATGGTGATCGCCGGCCTGTTGATGGACCTGGGGCGGCCGTACCGTATCTGGCACCCGATCGTGATGTGGCAGCCCCATTCGGTGATGTTCGAGGTGGCCTGGTGCGTGATGGTCTACACGACGGTGCTGGCCTTCGAATTCAGCCCCGTCGCGCTGGAGGGACTGGGGTGGCACCGAGCATGCCGGGCCGTACGCCGGGCGCTGGTTCCGATGGTCATCCTGGGGGTGGTGTGCTCGGTGCTGCACCAGTCGTCGCTGGGCAGCCTGCTGCTCATCGCCACGTACCGCATGGATCCCCTCTGGTACTCCCCGCTGTTGCCCGTGCTCTTCTTCGTCTCGGCCGTGGCGGCCGGGCTCGGCATGATCCAGCTCGAAGCCGCGGCGGCAAGCCGGGTCTACCGTCACCGGGTCGAGCCGGAGCTCGTCGAGGGGCTGGCCCGGGGCATGGCCTGGATGCTCGCGCTGTACCTGGCGCTGCGGCTGGGCGACTGGGTGAGCCGGGGCCAGGGGCCCTGGACGCGGCCGGTATCGCTGGAGAGCGTGGCGGCCGGACTGGAGGTCCTCGTGGGCGCAGCGTTGCCGGCCCTGGTCATGAGCCGTAAGAGCTGGAGGCAAAGCGCCCGGGCCCGCCTCGTGGCGGCCGGGTTGGCCGTGGTGGGCGTCATAGCCAACCGCATCGACTCGGTGCTGGTCTCCATGCGGGCGGGCGCCGGCGCCGCGTATGTGCCTTCCTTGCTGGAGCTGTGGGTTACCGGAGCCATCGTGGCTGCGGGCGTGCTGGGCTACGACTGGGTAGCCCGGCACTGGCCGCTGTTCGTCGAGGAGCCGGAAGCGCTGCCAGGGGAGGCGAGAGCTCAGGAAAGCCGCCGGCCGGTAGGGGTGACGGCGTCATGA